CATAATATCGCGGCCGCCGAGCAGCGCGTATTGCTCAAAGCGGCTTTGAAGAGGGAATTCGACCGGGAATAGTATAATAATATCAGCAGCGGCAATTGCAGGATAACTGCTTTTAATGCAGCGGTTATCCTGCATTTACTATTTTAATATGAATAATATTCGCAATTTTTGCATCATCGCTCATATCGATCATGGCAAGTCCACACTGGCCGATCGCATACTCGAGATGACGGGCCTGATCAGAAAGACCAGCATGGATCAGATGCTGGACAGCATGGACCTTGAGAGGGAGAGGGGTATCACGATCAAGGCCAAGTCGGTCCGCATACCCAACAGAGCGGCGGACGGAAAAGAATACATATTAAACCTCATAGACACGCCGGGCCATGTCGATTTCAGCTATGAGGTATCACGCAGCCTGGAAGCTTGCGAGGGCGCTGTCCTGCTGGTGGATGCCACACAGGGTGTGGAGGCGCAGACCATAGCCAATGCCAACCTGGCTATCGATGCAGGTCTGAAGATCATTCCTGTAATCAACAAGATCGACCTTCCCGGCGCCATGCTTGATGATTGCGCCTTGCAACTTTATACCATGCTGGGTCTAAGCATTGAAGATATACTGCATGTTTCGGCCAAGGATGGGCGCGGAGTAGCTGAGCTGCTCGAGGCCATCGTTGAGCGGATCCCTCCGCCGTCAGGGAGTGAGACAGATCCCTTGAAGTGCCTCATTTTCGATTCGTTTTTCGATCCCTATCGTGGGGTCATTCCGCATCTGCGCGTCTTCTCGGGTCGTATCGCTGCGGGTGACAAAATCATGCTGAAGTCATCCGGACGGGTATTTGAGATTGAGGAGGTGGGCTATTTCAGCCTGGGGCTGGCTCAATCTGAACAGCTTCTGGCCGGAGAGGTCGGGTATGCCGTGGCGCTCATCAGAAACGCCGGCGAGATACATGTGGGCGATACTATCGTGGCCGCCGACCATCCGGAGGTGGCCGCGGTACCGGGCTTCAGGCTTTCGCAGTCGATGGTGTACTGCGGGATTTATCCCATTATCACCAGTGATTATGCCAAGCTGGGAGCTGCGCTTGATAAGTTCAAACTCAATGATTCGTCAGTTGTGTTCGAGAAAGAAAATTCGGCTGCCCTGGGTTACGGATATCGAATAGGATTCCTGGGGATGCTGCATATGGAGATAGCCCTTGAGAGGCTC
This genomic window from Dehalococcoidia bacterium contains:
- the lepA gene encoding translation elongation factor 4, with product MQRLSCIYYFNMNNIRNFCIIAHIDHGKSTLADRILEMTGLIRKTSMDQMLDSMDLERERGITIKAKSVRIPNRAADGKEYILNLIDTPGHVDFSYEVSRSLEACEGAVLLVDATQGVEAQTIANANLAIDAGLKIIPVINKIDLPGAMLDDCALQLYTMLGLSIEDILHVSAKDGRGVAELLEAIVERIPPPSGSETDPLKCLIFDSFFDPYRGVIPHLRVFSGRIAAGDKIMLKSSGRVFEIEEVGYFSLGLAQSEQLLAGEVGYAVALIRNAGEIHVGDTIVAADHPEVAAVPGFRLSQSMVYCGIYPIITSDYAKLGAALDKFKLNDSSVVFEKENSAALGYGYRIGFLGMLHMEIALERLRREYEQDIIATMPSVIYRVICLNGEVLMLDNPSKFPPEGQIDHIEEPIIRTRIIVPSDYVGPCMELSDAKRGVLVGIEHPDDKRAILIYDLPLAEMITDFYDRLKSVSRGYASMDYEMNGYRAGDLVKVDILVNNGPVDALSYIAPRENAATRGRALIHKLSKTIPKHLFKIPLQAAIGSQIIAREDIFPMRKDVLAKCYGGDITRKRKLLEKQKEGKKKMKMVGFVEVPQEAFLSLMKIED